GCCTTTACTCGGGTTCACACCAGAGGGTCGTCCCGCTGCGGGAGCACTCGATCCGGAGGGGATCGTCGTAGGTCACCGAGACGGCGTCCATCGACTGGATGTAGTGTGCCGGCAACCCGCCCTGGGAGCGTTCGTTGAGCTGGCGGAGCAAGCCGGCCTCCTGTAACTCCTCGACTTTCCGGTAGGCGGTCGATTGTGGCAGGTCGAGTTCCTCGGCGATTTCGGGAACCGTCACCGGCTCCGTAGCCTGCAGATACACCTCGCGCGAGTCGTCGGTGGCGAGCAGTTCGATTATCGCCTGCGGGTTACACCCCATCGGACCGTCCCGCTCGGCGTACGTACACCGCGGCTGGTCGTCGACTGTCTCGCTCATATATACCCGTTGTACGTCCGCAAAGGAGTACCTCGTCCCTCCCTCCCAGTCCGTGGGAATTGATCGCGAAACCGGTCGGCCGCCGACGTCGATGGTCAGCCGCTACACCGGCTCTCCGAACGCGTACATCGTCTATCGGCAGCCAGTCCAGGGCGGTCACGCCGATGACGGCCACGACGAGCCCCACCGCGATCGGAATCTTCGAGCGATCGTAACTGGCGGGCCCGTGCTCGTTGACCACCATCGTTCGATTCTCGACGAGCCGTTCGAGCGCCCGATAGCCGGCCTAGACGAGCAACGCGTCGCCCGGCGCCCGGTTGCAGTCGCAGTTGGCCCATTCGTGTGCGGACGACGCTATCGCCGCGCCTGACCGCGACGACGGTCACGTCGAACCGCTGTCGGACGCCAGCGCTGGAGAGCGTCTCGCCCACTAACGGCGATCCGCGGAGGAGGACCACCACGTGAACATCGCGAGCACCGTCAGCGTCGCCGAACTCGCGAACTCCGAGAGGCCGTCGGCGGACGTCACGCCGGTCCAGGGTTCGAGGATCACCAGCGTCACGAGCAGCCCCAGCGCGGTCACGTCCACGGGCACAGGTTCGAGGACGAAGAGCGCGAGGACGACCGTGACGATCGCGAAGACGACGGTGATCTCGGGGGTCAGCGCCGTCTCCGCCTGCAGGAGCACCGTCGGGCCGGCTGTCACACTCTCGTCTTCTCAGGAGTCGTTTAAAAATCGTTCAACAGCGATTTGAAGCCTCCTCGATCGACCGACGTCCTCCCCCGATAGCCTGCGCGTTTTCCCGTCGTGGTCTTCCGGCACACCCGACTTGGTGACCATCTACGCGGCCCGCTGAGCGACCGTCGGGTGGAAAGACTCGAGCCTTGTCGATACTGCGATCCGACTCAGAGAAGGATCCCGTGCAGCAGCTTGTTCGTATAGATGATCGCGGGATAGGTAGCCGGAAATCCGATCAGGAAATTGTTCAACCCCATAAAAACCGCGTTGAACACGTGGAAGAGAACTCCGGCGCCGAGGACGAGGGTCAGAACGGCATCGTTTCCGAAGAGGACGACCGGGAACGCGGTCTCGAATCCGATAACCATCCACGCCCCCGCGAACTGTAGTTTCGGAAACCGAGTCAGGAGACGATAGACGGTCCCGTTACCGTACATCTCCGTGGAGAAGATACTCCCGAGCGCTGTTCCGGTCTGCCACTCCCTGGAGACGAGTTTGCTGACTCCCGCGACGAAGTACGAAAGGACGATTTGAGCCGCGATAAACGCGATCGCTGCGGTTTGCGCAACGCTTCCGTCGGGAAACCACACTGCTACAGCCAGTGCAGGAAGCGTAATCATCGAGACTTGAAACGTTCCGGTAAGGCCGCCAAGGAACCGATACGTGAGGGCGACGTTGGTCGCGAACAACAACCCGAGCAGGAGGACGGAGACGTGGCCGAGGACGGCGAGGGCTACGAGAAGGACTGCGATCGCCACCCTGGCGACTAAAATACCCTGGAAAAACGGCCGCTGCAACACCCGTTCCATGAGCGGCGGGAGCACCCTCCCAGTACGAATGTAGAGTTGCGTGATTTTCCAACTCAGCAATCCGTCGTCCCCGAATCGATCGCGGGTCGCGAAGTGTTCTAACGACGTCACTATCGCGAGCGCCCCGATCAGTACGGTTATTACCCTGATGACCAGCGCCGAGTTAGTCCCCAACTCAGAAAGATACGTTCCGGTTTCTAGTCCGACCATCGCTACAAGTTATGAAACCGTGACACGAAATGCGGTTCGTGTCGGTCCATGGCGCGCGAATGCTGCATCACCATAAACTGCGTTTCCGTGTCTATCTCGGAGTGCGGTCGTTCGGTAACGTAATTCAGTAGCGTCAAGTAGTATACCGAGAGTTCGTTCGAACCCAACTCTATCGTCTGTAGTCCACCGTCCCCGCACTCACGTTCCGTCCCTTCGAGACGGATCGCGTCGATATTCTCGTTTTTTACGTTCGTTCCGAGATTCACCACGATGTCGAATATCAGCTTCGTCCGGTAGATCTCGGGGTTCCAGATGCACTGGGTCTTTCTCCCCGATCTATCGAAGAGTTCGATCTGTTTCCAATCGGTTACGGAGTCATCGACGCGACGGTCTCGGTAGAACAAGTGGTAGTCGTACTGCCCCGGATGCGGTGAGAAAAAGTTCCACTTCGGGACGAGCGTGTTCATCGGCCCGAGAATCCGCGCGAGAACCGTACTCCCCCGGTTCGTCGAGTTGATAACCGTGAGGCCGAACCACACTCCGAAGACCGAAACTACGAGTATATCTACTACTCTCACACCAATAATATAGAAGATACTATATTAAATTTATCGGTGATACTTGGGTGTTCGATCCTACGAGGTAATTTCGAGGTCCCCGATCGCCGCGACGCCGTAGCGGAAGGAGGCCCAACCGATAGCCGAACCGAGAAGTACGGTTGCGATCGGTCCGGCTAACAGAGCGAACGATAGCTCACCGCGCGTACCCGCGTCGTACAGACCGAACGCAGCCGGAACGCCGATCACGACCAGACTGAACAGAAAGACGAGCACCGCTTCCAGACGAGGGATTTCGACGGCCGCGCTGTCGGTCGGGTCAGTCCCGCTAAACTTTGGCAACGCCGTTCCGATTCCGATCGATATGAACGGTGAAAGGAATCCGAGGACACCTCCCAATACGGTGAGAAGTGACTGGGTAAGCAAGCTCGTTCCCACCGTTACGGCAGTACCGAGCGTTGCGATGCCCACGAGGAGTCCGCCGGGAATGGCGGCCGAGAGCGCGTATCCGGTCAACAGTATCTCGCCGCCGCGACGCGTGGTAAGCGCGGCCGTCAGCGCTGGTCCCTCGTTCCCCAGTGGATTGAGGGTCGCTCCGACGCCGACCGCCACCGCTCCGTAGATCGCGACGATCAACGGCGCGCTTGCGGGGAACTCCCTCACAGCAGTGATTCCGGCCCCGCCAGTAAGGACGACTACCAATCCTCCGTATAGGAATACTCGAGGCTGACGACTGATTCGCATCCAGTTCATCAGGACGGCGGCGAAAACGGGGCACGAAATAATCCGTTCGAGACCTCTCGCCCCTCGGAATCGTCTCCGGTTCGATAGCGTCGGGTCGCTTCGCTGGACTCGGTCCGTCAGCCAGAGTCGGTTTCCGATCCGTCCGACGACGAGGAGACTCAAACCGGCGGCAACTGGACCGGAGAACAGGGCCAGAAGTGCGTTCGTGATCGATGCCTCGTCGAGATGGGCCAGCAAAGCGATATCAGCGTACCAGCCTATCGGCATCGTCGACAGCAGCGAGATCGATTGACGAAACTCGAGAAACATCACGAACATCAACAGAACCAACGGCACGGTCACGAACGACCGCTTTCTCCTCGTTTGGAGGACCGTATCCGTAAGGAGACGGGCGGCGAGTATACTGGGATACACCAGTGCAACGACCGTGAGTACGAGAATCGAACTGGCAGCGATCACCGCGATCATCGGGAAGACCGACCCCGAACCCAGTCCGAAACTAACCGCGCCGATCAGTACCGGGGCTCCGAGCAGTCGGATACTGTACGCGGTCAGTGTGAGCATATCGGAGACGGCGAGGGTCCGCGGTGTCGCTGCGGAGAGAATCGCTTCGCTCTCTCGTTCGAGGTGCTCTCCGTTAGAGATCATCTTGAACGTGACAAAATACGTCGTGATGAGGAATACCACTCCGGCCATCCCGCGCACCGTCTCGAGGACTTCTCGGTCGCTCGCCGTCGATAACCGGGTTCCGTAACTGTACGCGCCTGGTTCCGACCACAGCGTCTCGTACACGGGCGGATGACCGACGATCGCGGGAGCGACCAGGAGAATCACCCCGAGCTGAATACCGATTATTGTCGGTTGTGATTTGATCTGCCGATACTGTGCCCGCATTCGCGTTCGAAAGAGAGCGAAACTCTTGCTTATCCAATCGAGCATGAATGGGGTCAACTACGGTTCGGTGATCTCGATGAACACGTCTTCGAGCGTCTGGTCTTCGGGCGACGTCACGCGATTTTTCAACTCTTCCGGTGTGCCGGTAGTGATCAATTCGCCCTGATGTAACACGCCAACGGCGTCAGCCAGCGTATCGACGACCGGAAGGATATGCGTCGAGAGAAAAACCGTCGATCCGTCGCTCACGAACTCTCGAAACGTTTCCTGTACGGTTCGAACGGCGTTGGGGTCCAGTCCTGACGTCGGTTCGTCGAGAAATAACACCTCGGGTTCGTGAAGGATCGACTGAATGAGTCCTACTTTTTGCTGCATGCCTTTCGAGTACGAGGAAATCCGCTTGTTCGCGTGCTCGGTTAGATCGAATCGATCGAGGAACAGTTCGATTCGATCGTCTGCGTACTCCGGATCCATACCGCGAAACCCGGCCCAAAATTCCAGCTGCTCCAGTCCGGTGAGTTCCGGATACAGGGGCGGCTCTTCGGGTAAGTATCCGATCTTTTCGGTGACTGCGTCTCGATTCGCGATGGATTCTCCCGCCACCGTCGCCGATCCAGCGGTCGGTTTCAGGAGACAGGTGAGGATCCGCATCACCGTCGTTTTTCCCGCTCCGTTCGGGCCGAGAAACCCGTAGATGTCCCCGGATTCAACGACGAAAGATAGATCACGAATCACGGGAACATCGCCGTATTCTTTTCGGAGACTTGTTGTATTAATCGCAACCATGAGATATAAGATAATTCACAAGGCGTTCACTTAAGTATTTCTTCCCGACAACGCCCATCGTTTTCGCCCGATGCGGGCGGCAGAGATCGAAAGACGAATCGCGCGACTCTCCGGGCCTCACCGTCGGGTCACGCCGCACGGTCGGGGAGAACACGAGCAGTTTTTTCAGACCCCCTAGAAGTGAGACGAGAGTGAACGATGCCTCGTCTCAACGATCGTTGCTCGGTGACCGTTATCCGTGCAGTTGCTTTCGTGTGTCGACGAGCGCGTCGACCGACGCCCCCTCCTCGACAGCCGCGACACTTCTCGAATCGAGTTCGTTGACGGCGTTGTCTGCGGATCCGCTACTGTAGACGGCGGCGGCGCCCAGAACTGCGCCGGCGGCGACGAGCGTGACGGCCGACGCTTCCGATGGTTGGACTTTGAGCGACGGTTCCTGGACGGTTTCCGGTGCCAGAGCGGCGGCGTCTCGCTCGGCCTCGGACTTGGTCGGTGAGACGACAACTACCTGGTACTCGTACTCGGCGTCGTCCGTCGCGGCGTACTCGCGGACTTCGAACGCGTCGCGATCGAGGTCACCACCGGTAAACGCTGCGAAGTCGGCGGCGACTGCACTCTCCGTTTCGAGTCCGAGTTCGCTGATAACCGGTTCGCTGTGGTAGGTCAGATCAGCCACCGCACCGCTATCCTCGTTTTCGGTTCGTGCGGCAGTTTCCAGTCGTTTGTGAACGCGTCGGATCCGATCCGGATCGGCATCGCGGACGGCGCGTTCGAACTCCTTGATGAGGTCCGAGTCTTCCTCGGCGCGGAGCAGTCCGATTACCCCTTCGAAATCGTCGAGGTCGTCGGGGAGTTCCTCTCCGTCGAGTTCGAGAATCCGTGGCGAACGACGGCGCTCGGTTCGCTTGTCCCGGTCTACACCGGAGGCGGGAGTTCGGTCGTCTGGCGTCTCTCCGAAGGAGAACGCAGTTCGAGCGTGCGATACAAGTCGGGTCGAAACTTCGAGTGGATATCGAACCACGAAAATGTATTCTACCCAACTATATATAAATATATTGTAAATGAGAAATATAGTTATATATTAATCTAGGGGTATAGAATACATTATTGGCAAGATTGTATTTTAATACGCGAGCGTCATTCCTGAAGTTCCACCGGAAAATCCGATTCGGATGGGTTTGAACGTCTAGCGGTCCGGCCAGCGACGAGAGTTACCGGAAGGCAGAAGGCACGATCGGTCGGTCTCGACGCGGCGGGCCTCGACGAGCGCGAATCTCGGCTTCGGATCCGCGATCCTACGAGCGCGGCTTCCCGAACGCATACATCGTCTCGTGGGCCGTGATCTCGAGATCGACGAAGTCGCCGGGCTCGATGCCATGATCGCTCGCGTTCCGGACGATGATCTGCCGGTAGGCCGAGTCGCGACACTTCACCGAATCGGCAGTTCCATCCTCGACGACGAGACAGTCCTCGCGACGCTCGCCGACCATGTCGGCGTAGGCCTCGCCGACGATCTCGCGCTTTTCCGCGCTCATTTCCTTCGATCGCTCCTTCTTGATCGTGCCGCCCAGCCCCTTCATGTCGGCGGCGTCGGTGCCCGGCCGCTTCGAGAAGCGGGTGACGTTGAGCTTCTCCGGTCGGGTCTCCCGGAGGAGTGCCATCGACTGTTCGTGATCGTGGTCGGTCTCGGTGGGGAAGCCGACGATGAAGTCCGTCGAGAGCGTCCAGTAGTCGAGCGCCTCGTCGAAGGCGTCGACGACCTCGAGGTATTCCTGGACCTGGTGCTGGCGGCGCATGTCGCCGAGCACGTCGTCGCTGCCCGACTGGACCGGCGCGTGCAGGAAGTCGTACAGTTCCTCGTTCTCGGCGAAGACCGCGGCGAGTTCCTCGCGGATGCCGTGGACGCCCTTGGGGTTGGCCATCCCCACGCGGACCCGGAAGTCGCCCTCGATGTCGCAGATCCGATCGAGCAGCCGGTGGAGTTTGCGCTCGCCCTCGTCCCAGCCGTAGACGCCGGTGTCCTGGCCAGTGATCCGGATCTCTTTCGCGCCGGCGTGGATCAGCGCCCGGGCCTTCTCGACGTTCTCCTCGATCGACGGCGAGTCGATCTTGCCCGTCGCGTGCTTGGTGATGCAGTACGAACAGTCGGACATGCAGCCCCGCGCGATCGGCAGGATGCCGACGACGCCGTCGAGGACGGGTTCGGCGTCGGGCGTCGTCGTCGGACACTCGCCGTTGGTGACCGCTTCCGGCACCTCGTCCCAGTGGAGGATCCGCCCGTCGACGTCGGCCTTCGCGAACTCCTCGCCCTGCGCGAGGGCCATACAGCCCGTGATGAACAGATCGGCGGTCTCCTCGGCCAGTTCCTCGGCCCGGCGGAGCATGTTCCGTTCGGTCTTCTCGACGACGGTACAGGTGTTGAGGATGGCGACGTCGGCCTCCTCCGCACCGTCGACGCGGTAATGGCCCGCGTCGCGGAGCCGTCGCTCGATCTCGCGGCTCTCCCCGCGGTTGGACGTACAGCCGTACGTCTCCATGTGGTACCGGGCCATTCGTCGTTGCACAATCGTCGGGTCCGGGAGGGCAAAAGCCCGACGGATCCCGGTTGGACCGCGGGACTGTCGGCCGACGGGGACTCGTCCGCCGGTCGCACGCGAGCGGTCATCGCCGTCGGCGACGGTTCAGGGTGCGAGCGGGCGGTCTCCGACCGCCGGGGCCGGTGACCGGCAGCCACCGTTCACCCTCCCGATCGATCGTCGGTCGGAATCACAGCCCAGAGGACGACCAGGCCTGTCACGACGACGCCGGCGACGATCGTCGTCGTAAACGACACCTGCACGCCGAAGAACGCGAGCGCAGTCCGGAGTTCGACGATGAGCACGACGAGAATCGCGATCACGAGAAACAGCCGGGGGAGCGTAGTCCGCATCGATCGATCACTGGGCTAGCCGACGCTGGCGAGGCTACTCTCGACGGTCCCACGGAGGAACGATACGAAACTCGACGGGTCGATCAGGACGGGGAACGGGCCGACGTCCGGCCCGAACAGGCCGCCTCTCGCGACGATGCTGGCCAGCGGGAACCCGTACGCGAGCACCAGCAGGACGATCGCGATGCCGGCCCACAGCTTCAGGTTGTCGAGCACTCGCGGCGAGTCCTCGGGGCCCGACAGCGGTCGCGGGATCCGGTGATCGTCGATCGGCTCGCTGTCCCCGTTGAACGCCGTCAGGAGCATCAACGCGAGGAACAGCATCGCCGAGATGAACAGCAGGGTGCCCCCGATCGCGAGCTGGGCGTCGAGTTCCCCCATCGAGCCGACGACGGTCTCGTACTCGAACCCCTCGTACTGCGGTTCGGCCGTTCGGCGGGGCATCCCGGCCAGTCCGCCGCGGTACATCGAGTTCGTCATGAAGACGATGCCGATGAACCAGAGGAGGACCTGGACCAGTCCGAGCCCCCGTCCGACGAGGCGGTTCCCGGTCAGTTGCGGGACGAGCCAGTAGGAGCCGGCCATGAACGTCAGCGCGGCCGCGGTTCCCACCTGCGTGTGGATGTGGCCGGGGATCCAGAGCGTGTTGTGGACGAGGTAGTTGATGTTCATCCCGGCGTTGACGATGCCGGTGAACCCGCCGAACGCGAAGACGGCACCGGCCAGCGCCATCCCGGTGAACGCCGGCTCCCGCCACGGTAACGCCGTCAGCCAGCCGAGGTAGCCCTCGCCGCCGCGCTGGCGGGCACCGTGTTCCATGCTGGCGACGATCGTAAACGCCGTCAGAAAGCTCGGCAGGAGGAGAAACATCGTGTTCGTCATCGCGATGAACTTGAACCCCTCAGCGATTCCGGGGTCGAGATACTGGTGGTGGATCCCCACGGGGGTCCCCAGCAGGACGAACAGGATGAAGACGACGCGAGCGAGCGGGTCGCTGAACAGCCGTCCCCCGGAGAGCTTCGGTAGCAGGATGTACCACAGCAGGTACGCCGGCAGGAGCCAGAAGTAGACGACGGAGTGGCCGAAGTACCAGAACAGCGTCCGCGTCAGCAGCGGGTTGATCGACTCGACGATGCCGAGCGACCACGGCAGGATGAACGCGAGAATCGACACGGCGACGCCGATCGACGAGACGTACCACATGATCATCGTCGTCAGTACCATGAACGTCGGCAGCGGGATCCGCTGGCCGGGATGATCACCCTTCCAGGCCCACCACGAGCGGAACCAGTCGACGCCCGCGAGCCACGTCCCGACGACGAAGACGACGAGGCCGACGTAAAAGATCGGGTGGCCCTGCAGCGGCGCGTAGAACGTAAAGAGCGTGTCCGAACTCACGTCGATCGCCTCGACGAAGCCGGCCAGGATCGCGAACGCCGCCAGGAGCGTCCCGGTGACCATCAGCCCGTACCAGCCCCACGTGAGTCGCATGTCGACGGGACCGCGCCCGAGGCTGTCGGTGACCGCCCACTGATAGACGCCCACGAGGAAGAAGATCGTGAACGTAACCACGAGAAAGACGCCGTGGCCCGTCAACACGGTGTAGTAGGCCTCCGACTCGATGAACCGGTAGATATCGGTCCGGTGAAACGCCTGGATGAGACCGAAGAACGCGCCCACGCCGAACGCGACGAACGAGGAGGTAAACACCAGCCGAACGAGACGCGCCTGATCCGGGTACTCGTCGGCGAACGTCTCACGCATCGGCATCACCCTCGCCGTCGGTCCCGGTCTCGTTCCCGTCGTCGGCCTCGGTTTCGTTCCCATCGTCGGTCTCGGTCCCATCGCCGCCGTCGTCGCCCTGCTCGCCCTCGTCACCGGCTTCCGCCACCGTCAGGGTCCCGGTCTCCTCGTAGTCGTCGACGGTGACCGTCCAGTCGTGGTCGCCCTCGCCGAGATCGGCAGTATCGACCGTGAACGTCACCGTCTCGCTGTCGTCGCCGCCGACCGTCACGTCCTCCTCGAACGTCTCGTTGCCGATCTCGAGCGCGACCGTCGTCTCGAGGTCCTCGAGTTGCCCGTTCTCGACCGTGACCTCGAACTCGGTTTCGTTGCCGGGTTCGACCTCGTCGGGAGCCTCGACCGACAGTTCGGTCATGTCGAACTCGTCCTCGGGAACGACGTTGAGTTTCCCCTCCATGGTGTGGTGCTGGGAACCGCAGTACTCGTGACAGATCACCCCGTACTCCCGCGCCTCGTCGAACTCGACGGTCATCGTCGACACCTCGCCGGGAATGACCATCGTGTTGGTGTTCGTCCCGACGACGCTGAAGCCGTGGATCACGTCCGGACTCGTCACGTAGAACGTTACCTCACTGTTCGCGGGCACCTCGATCGGGTCGGGCTGGAAGATGAACGTCCGGGCGACGACGTACGCCTCGTACTCGTTCTCGCCGACCTGCTCGACGCGCGGTTCGCCGAACCGATCGTCCTCGCTGATGTCGCCCGGTGACATCACCTCCTCGCTGTCGTCGATCATCGAAATGCCGAGTCCGACCGAGCCGTAGGTGATCGTCACGATGAATCCGACGATCAACACGAGCGCCGCGGCGAGCCAGGCTTTCTCGTAGGTGTGGATGTTCATGCGAACTCACCCGATCAGCAGCGGCGTCGGGGCGTTCCCGAGAAACTCGACGAAGTACGTGAACAGCCACAGCAACACGAGCACCAGAAAGTACAGCGCGATCAGTACCAGCGTTCCCACCGGATCGTACTCCTCGTGGCTCAGCGATCGATCCGGTGCCGCTAGCTCGTGGGCGTTCGCGTCCGACATGGTGGTGTTCGCGTCTGACATACTTGCCTCCCGACCACGCCAGGGCGTATAAATCGGTAGCCCGATTTCACCGCTATCCCGACGCTACCGCCAGCGATCGTCGGCGCGTGTCCGGTTTTGGGTCGCGAGACGCGTCCGGCCGTGCCGGCGGTAATCGTGACGTTGTCGACGCGATAGTAGTCGTTGAGTCGGCTACGCCACGACTCAGTGCGACCGCGTCACCGACCAGCGGCGCGTCTCTCGGTCTCTCCGTCGCGACCGAGACGCGAGCGGTCGGTCACCGAAAATTTTTGTCCTGCCGACAAGAAGACGAATCCAATCCCTCCATGACCCTCCGGTTGCGTATCTGTGCCGTCCTCGGGGTGTTCGTCGCGGTGAACGCCCTGTTCGTCTTCGCGATCCTGTGGGCCTACGGCGTCTTGCTCCCCGGGGTTGTCGCCGGGACGCTCGTCTACGCCCGGCACGGCACCGTCGGGTTCGCCCTCCTCCAGACCCCGGTCTCGTGGCCCGCGTTCCTGGTCGTGGTCGCGGTCTTCCTCGCGGCCCAGACGTACTACGGCTATCGGCGCGTCCTCTCGGGAACCAGCGGCGAGACCGGCGACGCGGAGCACGCGGTCGCGCGGATCGTCCGCCGGCTGGCGATGACCGCCGACGTCCCCGAACCGGCCGTTCGCGTCGTCGACGACGAAAGGCCGAGCTGTTACACCGTCGGCCGCCTCACCGACGCGACGATCGTCGTCACAACGGGACTGGTCGATCGGCTCGACGCCGACGAACTCGAGGCCGTCCTCGCCCACGAGATCGCCCACGTCGCGAACCGGGACGTGACGCTGATGACGATCACGACCCTGTTCGTCGAGATCGCCGATCGGGCCGCGCACGCGGCACGGCTCGCCCGCCGGGCGCTGGCCGATCCGGACGAACTGTCGTCCCGGGGGACCGTCGCGATCCAGTGGTTCCTGCCGCTGGTCGCGCTGACGTACGTCTTCGTCGCGCCGATCCTGTGGGCGTTCCCCCCGATCGCCGACCGGGCGACCCGGTCCCTCTCGCACGCCCGAGAGTTCGCCGCGGACGCGGCCGCCGCGCGGCTGACGGGCGATCCGCTCGCGCTCGCGACCGCGCTGGTGACCCTCGCGGAGACGACGCCCACGCCGGAGACGGACCTCCGGACGCCGGGGCTCCCCGCGCTGAGTATCGTCCCCGCGGCGCCCGTCACCGGCGCTGAACCGACGGCGGTTCCCGACCCGGATCGCACCGTCGACGCGGCGCGACGGCGCGAGCGCGTGACGTCGTGGCTCGAGGGGGCGACGCCGTCGACGTCCGCCGACGCGGGAACCGACACGCACCCGCCGATCGACGCCCGCGTCCGGCGACTCCAGGACCTGGCCGCCGAACTGGAGGGGGTATCGTGACCGGGACGCGACGGGTGCTGTTCGCCCTCGGCTGTGTCCTGTGTCTGCTCGCCGTCGCCACCGCGCTCCCCGCGGCCGACCCGCGACTCGACCCACCCGGCGACGCGGGCGGAGAGCCGACCGCCGGCGACTGGGACTCGATCGACGGGACGCCGGAGTTCGACGCGGTGCCGTCGGACGATCGAACCGACGAGAACGAGGCGGACGACGGGCCGGTCTCCCCCGACATCGAGATCGAGGGCGCGATCGAACCGGGCAACGAGGTTCGGGTCGATCTCGACGCGTTCGGCCCGCGGGCCACGAAGACCATCCACGTCAACGGCGACGCGGTCGCCGAAACCGACGAGTTCGGCCGTGCCGACGTCGTCGTGCCGTACGCCGAGGAGATGACCGTCACGGTTCCCGAGGACGACGTCTCGCGCACGATCGACGTCGAGACGGACGCGACGATCGAGACGCACGACGGAGCGGTCCCGGACCGCGAGTTCGAGCTCTCGGCCGCGGTCGGTTCGACGCCGGTCACCGACGCGACGGTGTTCCTCGACGGCGAGTCCGTCGCGACCACTGACGAGGACGGGCGGGCCACCGTGACCCTCCCCGAGACGGCCGGGCCGGCGGCCCTGCGCGTCGAGCGTGGCCCGGTCGAGGGGGAGCACACCGTCGACGTCGCCGAACCGACGGTCCGGTTCGTCTCTCCACTGCTGTTCCCCGGCTCTCCGGCACCCGTGCAGGTGTCTGCCGACGGCGACAGGGTTCCGGACGCGACGGTGTCGCTCGCCGACGGGGAGCCGACCACCACCGGCGACGACGGTCGGGCGCGGGTGTGGCTCCCGATCGAGGACGAGGCGACCGTGACCGCCGAGGTCGGCGCCGAAACGGCGACGGCGACCGTCGGGAACCTCTACCGCCGGCTGGCGGCGCTGGTCGTGCTCGTCCCGGGGTTCGTCATCGGGGGCTCGGTGACGTACCTGCGGTTCGTCGCGTCTCGCGAACGCCGTCGAGGGGCGGCTCTCGCTGGGCTGTTCGTTACGCTCGCGGACCTCCTCGCCGGGCTCTCCGACGCGTTCGCGACGATCGCCGACCTGCTTCGCGGA
This region of Halosolutus amylolyticus genomic DNA includes:
- a CDS encoding winged helix-turn-helix domain-containing protein; amino-acid sequence: MSETVDDQPRCTYAERDGPMGCNPQAIIELLATDDSREVYLQATEPVTVPEIAEELDLPQSTAYRKVEELQEAGLLRQLNERSQGGLPAHYIQSMDAVSVTYDDPLRIECSRSGTTLWCEPE
- a CDS encoding TrkA C-terminal domain-containing protein produces the protein MVVLLRGSPLVGETLSSAGVRQRFDVTVVAVRRGDSVVRTRMGQLRLQPGAGRRVARLGRLSGARTARRESNDGGQRARARQLRSLEDSDRGGARRGRHRRDRPGLAADRRCTRSESRCSG
- a CDS encoding ABC transporter ATP-binding protein — translated: MVAINTTSLRKEYGDVPVIRDLSFVVESGDIYGFLGPNGAGKTTVMRILTCLLKPTAGSATVAGESIANRDAVTEKIGYLPEEPPLYPELTGLEQLEFWAGFRGMDPEYADDRIELFLDRFDLTEHANKRISSYSKGMQQKVGLIQSILHEPEVLFLDEPTSGLDPNAVRTVQETFREFVSDGSTVFLSTHILPVVDTLADAVGVLHQGELITTGTPEELKNRVTSPEDQTLEDVFIEITEP
- a CDS encoding tRNA (N(6)-L-threonylcarbamoyladenosine(37)-C(2))-methylthiotransferase, encoding MARYHMETYGCTSNRGESREIERRLRDAGHYRVDGAEEADVAILNTCTVVEKTERNMLRRAEELAEETADLFITGCMALAQGEEFAKADVDGRILHWDEVPEAVTNGECPTTTPDAEPVLDGVVGILPIARGCMSDCSYCITKHATGKIDSPSIEENVEKARALIHAGAKEIRITGQDTGVYGWDEGERKLHRLLDRICDIEGDFRVRVGMANPKGVHGIREELAAVFAENEELYDFLHAPVQSGSDDVLGDMRRQHQVQEYLEVVDAFDEALDYWTLSTDFIVGFPTETDHDHEQSMALLRETRPEKLNVTRFSKRPGTDAADMKGLGGTIKKERSKEMSAEKREIVGEAYADMVGERREDCLVVEDGTADSVKCRDSAYRQIIVRNASDHGIEPGDFVDLEITAHETMYAFGKPRS
- a CDS encoding CbaC protein encodes the protein MRTTLPRLFLVIAILVVLIVELRTALAFFGVQVSFTTTIVAGVVVTGLVVLWAVIPTDDRSGG
- a CDS encoding b(o/a)3-type cytochrome-c oxidase subunit 1 gives rise to the protein MRETFADEYPDQARLVRLVFTSSFVAFGVGAFFGLIQAFHRTDIYRFIESEAYYTVLTGHGVFLVVTFTIFFLVGVYQWAVTDSLGRGPVDMRLTWGWYGLMVTGTLLAAFAILAGFVEAIDVSSDTLFTFYAPLQGHPIFYVGLVVFVVGTWLAGVDWFRSWWAWKGDHPGQRIPLPTFMVLTTMIMWYVSSIGVAVSILAFILPWSLGIVESINPLLTRTLFWYFGHSVVYFWLLPAYLLWYILLPKLSGGRLFSDPLARVVFILFVLLGTPVGIHHQYLDPGIAEGFKFIAMTNTMFLLLPSFLTAFTIVASMEHGARQRGGEGYLGWLTALPWREPAFTGMALAGAVFAFGGFTGIVNAGMNINYLVHNTLWIPGHIHTQVGTAAALTFMAGSYWLVPQLTGNRLVGRGLGLVQVLLWFIGIVFMTNSMYRGGLAGMPRRTAEPQYEGFEYETVVGSMGELDAQLAIGGTLLFISAMLFLALMLLTAFNGDSEPIDDHRIPRPLSGPEDSPRVLDNLKLWAGIAIVLLVLAYGFPLASIVARGGLFGPDVGPFPVLIDPSSFVSFLRGTVESSLASVG
- a CDS encoding cytochrome c oxidase subunit II, with the protein product MNIHTYEKAWLAAALVLIVGFIVTITYGSVGLGISMIDDSEEVMSPGDISEDDRFGEPRVEQVGENEYEAYVVARTFIFQPDPIEVPANSEVTFYVTSPDVIHGFSVVGTNTNTMVIPGEVSTMTVEFDEAREYGVICHEYCGSQHHTMEGKLNVVPEDEFDMTELSVEAPDEVEPGNETEFEVTVENGQLEDLETTVALEIGNETFEEDVTVGGDDSETVTFTVDTADLGEGDHDWTVTVDDYEETGTLTVAEAGDEGEQGDDGGDGTETDDGNETEADDGNETGTDGEGDADA
- a CDS encoding cytochrome oxidase, which gives rise to MSDANAHELAAPDRSLSHEEYDPVGTLVLIALYFLVLVLLWLFTYFVEFLGNAPTPLLIG